From Vogesella sp. XCS3, the proteins below share one genomic window:
- the lspA gene encoding signal peptidase II: protein MAGAAAPAAEQAASVAKWFVLAAAIIVLDQLTKVYFNGSYQYGEQREVIPSLLNFTLLYNPGAAFSFLADAGGWQKFFFSGLAFAVSGWLGWQILQRQFGSLMNVAAAFIMGGALGNVIDRLLHGHVIDFIQVHWQQSWYYPAFNIADSFICVGAVLMVLDSFRQTKR, encoded by the coding sequence ATGGCCGGGGCGGCAGCCCCGGCGGCTGAACAGGCAGCCAGTGTGGCCAAGTGGTTCGTGCTGGCGGCTGCCATCATCGTGCTGGATCAGCTGACCAAGGTGTACTTCAACGGCAGCTACCAGTACGGCGAGCAGCGCGAGGTGATTCCGTCGCTGTTGAACTTCACCCTGCTGTATAACCCTGGTGCCGCGTTCAGTTTTCTGGCCGACGCCGGTGGCTGGCAGAAGTTCTTCTTTAGCGGCCTGGCGTTTGCCGTATCCGGCTGGCTAGGCTGGCAGATACTGCAGCGCCAGTTCGGCAGCCTGATGAACGTGGCCGCCGCCTTCATCATGGGTGGGGCGCTGGGTAATGTGATAGACCGCCTGCTTCACGGCCACGTGATTGATTTTATCCAGGTGCACTGGCAGCAAAGCTGGTACTACCCGGCGTTCAATATTGCTGACAGCTTCATCTGCGTGGGTGCCGTGCTAATGGTGCTGGACAGCTTCAGGCAAACCAAACGCTGA